A genomic stretch from Desulfotignum balticum DSM 7044 includes:
- a CDS encoding ABC transporter ATP-binding protein, with protein MTDHLIEIHGLNKMYDSGGTGVAAIDHMDFFIDDGEFVSVTGPSGSGKSTLLSVMGGMNRPTRGTVRVDSLDLYALTPEQRADFRSEYLGFIFQSFQLIPYLTLLENVTVPMAVTGRKTKEKRDMAMSVIDRVGLADKAFRLPDQLSGGEQERVAIARAIVNRPPIILADEPTGNLDSRTALEIMALLQELNREGHTIIMVTHNREMERHATRSVRVRDGRIETISMEKIEDDELNATADSRKDQPELEMNLDDL; from the coding sequence ATGACAGACCATCTGATAGAAATACACGGCCTGAACAAGATGTATGACTCCGGCGGCACCGGCGTGGCCGCCATCGATCATATGGATTTTTTTATTGACGACGGGGAGTTTGTCTCCGTCACGGGACCGTCCGGTTCGGGCAAATCCACCCTCCTGTCCGTGATGGGCGGCATGAACCGCCCCACCCGGGGAACGGTGCGGGTGGACTCCCTGGATCTGTATGCGCTGACACCCGAGCAGCGGGCCGATTTCCGCAGCGAATACCTGGGATTTATCTTTCAGTCCTTTCAGCTGATTCCCTATCTGACCCTGCTGGAAAACGTGACGGTTCCCATGGCCGTCACAGGCCGCAAAACAAAGGAAAAGCGAGACATGGCCATGTCCGTGATCGACCGGGTGGGCCTGGCGGACAAAGCCTTTCGCCTTCCGGACCAGCTTTCCGGCGGAGAGCAGGAACGGGTGGCGATTGCCAGAGCCATCGTGAACCGGCCCCCCATCATCCTGGCGGACGAGCCCACGGGCAACCTGGATTCCCGGACCGCCCTGGAGATCATGGCCCTGCTCCAGGAGCTGAACCGGGAGGGCCATACCATCATCATGGTCACCCACAACCGGGAAATGGAGCGCCATGCCACCCGGTCTGTCCGGGTCAGAGACGGCCGGATTGAAACGATCAGCATGGAAAAAATCGAAGATGATGAATTGAATGCCACGGCCGATTCGCGTAAAGATCAGCCGGAACTCGAAATGAATCTGGATGACTTATAA
- a CDS encoding ATP-binding protein — protein sequence MTLIDRAIEPVLHALSEKYPVITITGPRQSGKTTLCRKVFSDKPYANLESPDIRQFATDDPRGFLSQYPDGAVLDEIQRVPDLVSYIQPMVDDDLRDGLFILTGSQQFEVSHAVNQSLAGRTALLKLLPFSMAELQADEPLPPVDHLILHGFYPRIWDKQLDPVQALGDYFETYIQRDVRQLAAIKDLHLFQRFVRLCAGRCGQLLNLNSLANDTGVSHTTAGNWISILEASYIIFLLQPYHGNITKRLIKSPKLYFFDVGLAAFLLGIENPRQVSRDPLRGSLFENMVVAETLKYRFNQGKKSNLYFYRDRKGNEVDLVCVTGTDLFPIEIKAGMTITRDYFKGLNHMVRNFPENVPNGCGLVYAGEKKQQRTDVTIVPVHLLNQLFDTCGG from the coding sequence ATGACACTGATCGATCGCGCCATCGAACCGGTACTGCACGCCTTGTCAGAAAAATACCCGGTCATCACCATCACAGGTCCCCGGCAGAGCGGGAAGACAACCCTGTGCCGGAAGGTGTTTTCCGACAAACCCTATGCGAATCTGGAATCACCGGATATCCGTCAGTTTGCCACGGATGATCCGCGGGGGTTTCTTTCCCAGTATCCGGATGGGGCAGTTTTAGATGAAATCCAGCGGGTCCCGGATCTTGTTTCCTATATCCAGCCAATGGTGGACGACGACCTTCGTGACGGCCTTTTTATCCTTACCGGCAGCCAGCAGTTTGAGGTGAGCCATGCCGTCAATCAGTCACTGGCCGGCCGTACCGCCCTTTTGAAACTGTTGCCTTTTTCCATGGCGGAGCTGCAGGCTGATGAGCCCCTGCCCCCGGTGGACCATCTGATCCTTCATGGATTTTACCCCCGCATCTGGGACAAGCAGCTGGATCCGGTCCAGGCCCTGGGGGATTATTTTGAAACCTATATCCAACGGGATGTCAGACAGCTTGCTGCCATAAAAGACCTGCACCTGTTTCAGCGCTTTGTCCGGTTATGTGCCGGGCGGTGCGGCCAGCTGCTCAATCTCAACAGTCTTGCCAATGACACCGGCGTATCCCACACCACGGCCGGCAACTGGATTTCCATACTCGAAGCAAGTTACATCATTTTTTTGCTTCAGCCCTATCATGGAAATATCACCAAACGTCTGATCAAATCCCCGAAGCTCTATTTTTTTGATGTAGGACTGGCCGCTTTTCTGCTGGGCATTGAAAATCCCCGGCAGGTATCACGGGACCCGCTCCGGGGTAGTCTGTTTGAAAACATGGTTGTGGCTGAAACCTTGAAATACCGGTTCAACCAGGGGAAAAAAAGTAATCTGTATTTTTACAGGGACCGCAAAGGAAACGAGGTGGACCTTGTCTGTGTCACGGGTACCGATCTGTTTCCAATCGAAATCAAGGCCGGGATGACCATTACAAGAGATTATTTCAAGGGCCTGAACCATATGGTCAGAAATTTTCCCGAAAATGTTCCCAATGGGTGCGGCCTGGTTTATGCCGGAGAAAAAAAACAGCAGCGGACCGATGTCACCATTGTGCCTGTCCATCTGTTGAACCAGCTTTTTGACACCTGTGGCGGGTGA